In Alkalimarinus alittae, the DNA window AGCTTATGGAACGGACTTACCATCAACAGCGAGTCTGCGTACCGTTGATCAAAAAGACATGTATAACGGCGCGCCCAACCAATATAGCTGGGAGCTGCAAGGCAAAAAGGAAATTTATATTCCTTACAACTCATATAAACTTAATAAAGCCAGTGAGGATGCAGAAAACGTTATTAGACCGTCACATATCAACCAAGACCTAACACGCTACGAGCTTCACAGAGTTTGGGTCGTAGAAGGCAAATTAAGAGAAGGCCTAAACCACGTTTATCATAAAAGACGATTCTACTTTGATGAAGATACTTGGCAGATTGTGCTAGCAGAAGATTATAATGAGGATGGAGAACTTTGGAGAGTATCTGAAGCCCATACCATTAATAATTATCAAGTACCTGCAACATGGATTGCAGTAGAGCTTACCTACGACTTAAAAGCTGAAAGATACTATTTAGATGGTGTAGATAAGCAAGGGCCAGTTAACTACAACCCTGATTTTAAGCGTCGTGAATTCACAACGTCCGCTGCACGCAGAGAAGCTAAGCGATAAACCGTTCATCCGCGTAGTTATTAACAATCTCCCTATTAAAGGCAGCCATCTGGCTGTCTTTTTCCGTTTGTTACCCCCCTTTCCTCTATTTTCGACTTGCCCCTAGCCGGTTATTGATCTTTACTTACTCTAACACCCCATATTAATGGCGTCAGTGGCTATGGCTCACCTAAGACTGGCTATGCTTCTATGAACGTCAAATCGGGCATCATTCAAAAAGAGCAAAATACTAACAATGACAACACCCGTCTTAATTTGTGACGACTCTAGCGTTGCCAGAAAGCAAATGGCTCGCTCCTTACCAGCTGATTGGGATATCGAAATCAGTTACGCTGTTCATGGTCAAGATGCGATAGAGCAACTTAAACAAGGTAAAGGCGAGATTTTGTTTCTTGACCTTAATATGCCGGTTATGGATGGCTACGAAACGCTTGAATCCATTGTAAAAAATGATATTCAAACAATGGTAATCGTGGTCTCGGGTGACATTCAGCCGGAAGCTCGCGAAAGAGTTAAAGCGCTAGGCGCATTAGAGTTTATCAAAAAGCCTATTGGCGTTGATGACCTTACCGTTATCCTCGAAAGCTTTGGCCTTTATTCTAAAAGTACAGACAGCACTTCAACCGATGGCAGCGCTGCCCCCCCTCCTCCTCTTCAGAGATCAGAGGCGGAACTTGCGGGTGCTGGTCAAGTACAATATCGTGACTGTATTCAAGAGATATCAAACGTTGCAATGGGTCAGGCTGCGGATTTATTAGCAAGATTACTAGATGTATTTGTTAAGATGCCGATCCCGAACGTTAATATTTTAGAAGTCAGCGAGCTTAAAATGGCACTTGCTCAGGTGGAGCAAGAAGATACATTTACCGCTGTATGCCAAGGTTTTATTGGATCAGGGATAGCCGGCGAAGCGCTACTCATCTTTAGCGACTCTAGTTATGCCGATATAGCAAAGCTGCTTAAATTTAGCGGTGAGCTTAATGATATAACAGAGCTTGAATTAATTATGGATATCGCCAGCATATTAGTAGGTGCATGCACCGGCGGTATCGCTCAACAACTTGATATATCGTTTAGCCAAGGTCACCCCATGGTTCTTGGGCAGCACGTTAAGGTGAGCGACCTGATTAAAACAAACGAAACACGCTGGAAGCAAACGTTGGCAATTGAGATAACCTACGAAATTGAAAACTATGATATCACTTGCGACCTCATGTTGCTTTTTACAGAAGACTCAATCGACAATTTGAATCAGAGACTATCGTATCTGATGGGTTAATAACGCGTTATGGCAAAAGATAATTTAGACATAAAAGAGTTCCATTGGTTAATGGATATGTTGCAGACCATCGATGTAGGTCTGATTGTTCTAGACAAAAACTTTAAGGTTCAAGTCTGGAATAGTTTTATGGAAAATCACAGCGGTATCCCCCCTTTATCAGTCAAAGACAAAGTACTATTTGATGTATTTGGTGATATCCCTAAAGAATGGTTTACGCAAAAAGCTGAGTCGGTTTTTCTACTTAAGAGTCGAGCGTTTATTACTTGGGAGTTACGCCCTTATTTATTTAAATTTAAAAACTATCGCCCTATTACCGGTACAGAAGAATTTATGTACCAGAACGTCAGTATAAGCCCACTGGTTTCAGTCGATGGATCAGTCAGCAGCATCTGCGTTATCATTTATGACGTCACAGACATCGCAAGTAATAAAAAAGCGCTCGAAAAAGCCAACGTAGAACTCGAGTCTCTCAGTAGAACCGACCGCTTAACCATGCTAAACAATCGAGGCTATTGGGAAGAATGCTTACAAAACGAATATAGCCGACTTCAGAGATACGATACAACCTCTTCGCTAGTAATGTTTGACATTGACCACTTTAAAAAAGTAAACGATACCTACGGTCACCAGGCAGGCGATGAAGTCATCAGGGTTGTGTCAAAGCTATTGCGAGACTCACTGCGAAAAACAGATATAGCCGGTCGTTACGGCGGAGAAGAATTTGGTATTATTCTAGGACACACTTCGTCTGAGAATGCTTTCATTTATTGTGAGCGCTTACGAAAAGCTATCGAGGACACCACGGTTGTTCACGACGGTATCGAAATAAAGTTCACTATTAGTCTAGGTATTTGTGAAGCCTCTAAAAAGTTAGAAGATTATAAACAGTGGCTAGAAAAAACAGATCAAGCGCTTTATCAATGTAAAGAAAGTGGCAGAAACAAAACCATGATTTATGATTTATCGACGCTTTAAGTGTTATTTAAAGCGATAAAAATTGTGGCTTAGAGCCGCGCCTACACTATTGAATTAAGTTTCTTTCAAAATTATAGGCGCGCTACTCTTAACCCATCAAGCGTTATGAATGATAAGCTGAACCAATCAACTTAGATTCAATGCGGTAAAATCTAATCGACCCTCGACTACCGGT includes these proteins:
- a CDS encoding response regulator produces the protein MTTPVLICDDSSVARKQMARSLPADWDIEISYAVHGQDAIEQLKQGKGEILFLDLNMPVMDGYETLESIVKNDIQTMVIVVSGDIQPEARERVKALGALEFIKKPIGVDDLTVILESFGLYSKSTDSTSTDGSAAPPPPLQRSEAELAGAGQVQYRDCIQEISNVAMGQAADLLARLLDVFVKMPIPNVNILEVSELKMALAQVEQEDTFTAVCQGFIGSGIAGEALLIFSDSSYADIAKLLKFSGELNDITELELIMDIASILVGACTGGIAQQLDISFSQGHPMVLGQHVKVSDLIKTNETRWKQTLAIEITYEIENYDITCDLMLLFTEDSIDNLNQRLSYLMG
- a CDS encoding GGDEF domain-containing protein, whose product is MAKDNLDIKEFHWLMDMLQTIDVGLIVLDKNFKVQVWNSFMENHSGIPPLSVKDKVLFDVFGDIPKEWFTQKAESVFLLKSRAFITWELRPYLFKFKNYRPITGTEEFMYQNVSISPLVSVDGSVSSICVIIYDVTDIASNKKALEKANVELESLSRTDRLTMLNNRGYWEECLQNEYSRLQRYDTTSSLVMFDIDHFKKVNDTYGHQAGDEVIRVVSKLLRDSLRKTDIAGRYGGEEFGIILGHTSSENAFIYCERLRKAIEDTTVVHDGIEIKFTISLGICEASKKLEDYKQWLEKTDQALYQCKESGRNKTMIYDLSTL